One window of the Novosphingobium sp. KACC 22771 genome contains the following:
- a CDS encoding DUF3142 domain-containing protein has protein sequence MTRLRAATPHVRHARIWLTIRLERLDWDETTWRAVLAELMRWQEAGNALAGLQLDFDAHTRGLDHYADFLADVRWRLDPRYKLSITGLLDWSAGGDPAQLTRIGRVVDDLVIQTYQGRSTIPGYEHYLRRLSRLPLAYRIGLVEAGEWTEPASLRADPHFRGYVVFLLPAGARRKPLPGSHEGR, from the coding sequence TTGACCCGGCTGCGTGCCGCGACGCCCCATGTCCGCCATGCCAGGATCTGGCTGACGATCAGGCTGGAGCGGCTGGATTGGGACGAGACAACCTGGCGAGCCGTGCTGGCCGAACTCATGCGATGGCAGGAGGCGGGCAATGCGTTGGCGGGGCTGCAACTCGATTTCGATGCCCATACCCGTGGGCTGGATCATTATGCGGATTTTCTGGCGGACGTGCGCTGGCGCCTTGACCCCCGTTACAAGCTCTCGATCACCGGTCTGCTCGACTGGAGTGCGGGCGGCGATCCGGCGCAACTGACGCGAATCGGGCGTGTGGTCGATGATCTCGTGATCCAGACCTATCAGGGGCGCAGCACCATCCCCGGCTACGAGCATTATCTGCGCAGGCTTTCGCGCCTTCCGCTCGCCTACAGGATCGGGCTGGTCGAAGCTGGCGAATGGACCGAACCTGCCAGCCTGCGTGCCGATCCGCATTTTCGGGGCTATGTCGTGTTCCTGTTGCCAGCCGGCGCGCGGCGAAAACCCTTACCCGGCAGCCATGAGGGTCGGTGA
- a CDS encoding helix-turn-helix transcriptional regulator has protein sequence MNELDDRFLRIGEVILRTGCSRAAIYRMITNGGFPRQIAIGKRSVGWRLSAVMKWMEAPPEFHSD, from the coding sequence ATGAATGAATTGGACGACAGGTTTCTTCGCATTGGCGAAGTGATCTTGAGGACGGGTTGCTCTCGAGCGGCCATTTACCGCATGATCACCAATGGAGGTTTTCCGCGTCAGATTGCGATTGGTAAGCGATCTGTCGGCTGGCGTTTGTCGGCAGTTATGAAATGGATGGAAGCGCCGCCCGAATTTCATTCTGATTGA
- a CDS encoding MFS transporter produces the protein MAEALYVLAYLGANIAFMPILVLLLPRRVAAMGVAGGTGHLLPLLVLVGGITASLANIAAGQISDRAMARRGNRRRAIAGGLACLFASYGVLAFAYRPSVLFLGVIGFQIAVNLLLGPIGPLIADYIADERKGNIAGFLNCGVPVANGSVAVIAWAAPVDGMTGFGVTMALVAACVLPLLALWPFGAPLKPHAVPMPARDASGSARLVLRNLALAWWARFLLQLGAAVLTNYLYPYIAFLMRGPMAITRLTADMAVGWLSLWAALAACCGAVAFGRLSDLLADRRSLMIGSALLAALALTSFAAAPGWWMLALAYALFHLAQAAFFAVEAAFVAEMITASPKKGRWLGYMNLANTLPAILITLLAMRASERGLLAGAMHLVLLVCACACILAAGLCFAMREQPGTGLYRRRITE, from the coding sequence GTGGCCGAGGCCCTGTATGTGCTGGCCTATCTGGGCGCCAATATTGCCTTTATGCCGATTCTGGTGCTGCTCTTGCCGCGCCGGGTGGCTGCTATGGGGGTGGCGGGGGGCACGGGGCATCTGTTGCCGTTGTTGGTGCTGGTGGGCGGGATCACCGCCAGTCTGGCCAATATTGCCGCGGGCCAGATCAGCGACCGCGCGATGGCCCGGCGGGGCAACCGGCGGCGTGCGATAGCGGGTGGTCTGGCCTGTCTGTTTGCCAGCTATGGCGTGCTGGCCTTCGCCTATCGCCCGTCGGTGCTGTTTTTGGGGGTGATCGGGTTTCAGATTGCCGTCAATCTGTTGCTGGGGCCGATCGGGCCGTTGATCGCCGATTATATCGCCGATGAGCGCAAGGGGAATATCGCCGGTTTTCTCAATTGCGGCGTGCCGGTGGCCAATGGTTCGGTGGCAGTCATTGCCTGGGCAGCGCCGGTTGACGGCATGACAGGATTTGGCGTCACGATGGCGCTGGTGGCCGCCTGCGTCCTGCCGCTGCTGGCGCTTTGGCCTTTCGGAGCGCCGCTAAAGCCTCACGCCGTGCCCATGCCCGCCCGCGATGCATCCGGTTCTGCGCGGCTTGTGCTGCGCAATCTCGCGCTGGCATGGTGGGCCCGCTTTTTGCTGCAACTGGGCGCGGCTGTACTGACCAATTACCTCTATCCCTATATCGCCTTTCTGATGCGCGGGCCGATGGCAATCACCCGGTTGACGGCCGATATGGCGGTAGGCTGGCTCTCACTCTGGGCGGCACTGGCGGCTTGCTGCGGGGCGGTGGCGTTTGGGCGCCTGTCCGACCTGCTGGCCGACCGGCGCAGCCTGATGATCGGCAGTGCGCTGTTGGCGGCCCTTGCATTGACCAGCTTTGCAGCGGCACCGGGATGGTGGATGCTGGCGCTGGCCTATGCCCTGTTCCATCTGGCACAGGCCGCCTTTTTTGCGGTCGAGGCGGCTTTTGTCGCCGAAATGATCACTGCTTCGCCCAAAAAGGGGCGGTGGCTCGGCTATATGAACCTGGCCAACACCTTGCCCGCAATCCTCATCACGCTTCTGGCCATGCGGGCGAGCGAGCGAGGACTGCTGGCCGGCGCGATGCATCTTGTGCTGCTGGTTTGCGCATGCGCCTGCATTCTGGCGGCGGGGCTCTGCTTTGCCATGCGTGAGCAACCAGGGACGGGCCTGTATCGCAGGCGTATCACAGAATAG
- a CDS encoding LacI family DNA-binding transcriptional regulator produces MHKPAKVTIEDVAAAAGVSRQTVSRVINNGPNVKPAVRQRVEAMVEQLGYVPNLSARRMGGARSYLILSINDRARTFENWTSGRGNDWVDQMLYGGMSECERHNYHMVLELIDTDAGTTIPQIARAVGSLRPDGVILTPPHCDNLELVEWLERQGIPCARVGHYEGGNFVDVYMDDEGAMREVTRHLLDLGHRSIGFLAGPLNYGPSQKRRKAFREALAEAGIAPEAGPIGAGNFYFDMAVDVLETMLAAPSPPTAIIADNDKMAFAALHVAADRGLKVPDDLSVISFEDTPGVRFSVPPLTAIRQPTAAMVGKACAQLIALSKGDDGLGAFELPYEFVVRATTKAPRG; encoded by the coding sequence ATGCACAAACCTGCCAAAGTCACGATTGAAGACGTTGCCGCCGCCGCCGGTGTCTCGCGCCAAACGGTGTCGCGGGTCATCAACAATGGGCCCAACGTCAAACCCGCCGTCCGCCAGCGCGTTGAGGCCATGGTCGAGCAACTGGGCTATGTACCCAACCTGTCGGCGCGGCGGATGGGCGGCGCGCGATCCTATCTGATCCTCTCGATCAACGACCGCGCGCGCACCTTTGAAAACTGGACATCGGGGCGCGGCAATGACTGGGTCGACCAGATGCTCTATGGCGGCATGAGCGAATGCGAGCGCCACAATTACCATATGGTGCTGGAGCTGATCGACACCGATGCCGGCACGACCATCCCCCAGATCGCGCGGGCAGTGGGCTCGCTGCGCCCCGATGGCGTGATCCTGACACCGCCCCATTGCGACAATCTGGAACTGGTGGAATGGCTGGAGCGTCAGGGCATTCCCTGCGCGCGCGTGGGCCATTATGAGGGCGGCAATTTTGTCGATGTCTATATGGATGACGAGGGCGCCATGCGCGAAGTCACCCGCCACCTGCTGGATCTGGGGCATCGCTCTATTGGGTTTCTGGCCGGGCCGCTCAATTACGGCCCTTCGCAAAAACGCCGCAAAGCGTTTCGCGAGGCCTTGGCCGAGGCCGGGATCGCCCCGGAGGCCGGGCCAATCGGGGCGGGCAATTTCTATTTCGACATGGCGGTCGATGTGCTCGAAACCATGCTGGCCGCGCCAAGCCCGCCGACCGCGATCATCGCCGACAATGACAAGATGGCCTTTGCCGCGCTGCATGTGGCGGCCGACCGCGGCCTGAAAGTGCCCGATGACCTTTCCGTCATCAGCTTTGAGGATACGCCGGGCGTGCGCTTCAGCGTGCCCCCCCTCACCGCGATCCGCCAGCCCACAGCCGCCATGGTCGGCAAGGCCTGCGCGCAACTGATTGCCCTGTCGAAGGGGGATGATGGCCTGGGCGCTTTCGAACTCCCCTATGAATTCGTCGTGCGGGCAACCACCAAAGCGCCGCGCGGCTGA